In a single window of the Spirochaetota bacterium genome:
- the guaA gene encoding glutamine-hydrolyzing GMP synthase, protein MENISTDRVLILDFGSQYTQLIARRIRELGVYAEIVPYLHSTDLIKDDKPGAIILSGGPSSLYERDAPQIKDDIFRIDIPILGICYGFYTIVNAFNGGIESSNHKEYGRTTIKIQGKSALFNGLNKNEIVWMSHGDRVVAIPKEFNVIAQSDNSMIAAIENNKKRIYGVQFHPEVFHTVHGTEIIKNFILTICGLRPSWSMKSFISSSIKSIKERVKDGSVLLGLSGGVDSSVTAILLQKAIGDKLTCVFVNNGLLRKDEQKIVINRFQKHLKLNLICVDASKRFLSKLKGVEDPEKKRRIIGREFVKVFIKEAKKIGKFDFLAQGTLYPDVIESVSTKGPSDTIKSHHNRAPDILKLIKNGKVIEPLKDLFKDEVRILGKELKMPDELIYRQPFPGPGLAIRIIGEVNQRRISILQEADDILVEEIKGADLYDKLWQSFAVLLPVRSVGVMGDRRTYDNVIALRCVTSVDAMTADWAFLPEELLQRISNRIINEVHGINRVVYDISSKPPSTIEWE, encoded by the coding sequence ATTGAGAATATTTCCACAGATAGAGTTCTCATCCTCGATTTTGGCTCACAGTATACACAGCTAATAGCGAGAAGGATCAGGGAATTGGGAGTATATGCTGAGATAGTACCCTATCTACATTCAACTGATTTAATCAAAGATGATAAGCCGGGTGCTATTATTCTTTCAGGAGGGCCATCCTCCCTCTATGAAAGGGATGCCCCACAGATAAAAGATGATATATTCAGGATAGATATACCAATACTGGGAATATGTTATGGATTTTATACAATTGTTAATGCCTTCAATGGAGGGATAGAGTCATCAAATCATAAAGAATATGGCAGAACCACCATCAAAATTCAGGGGAAATCCGCTCTGTTCAATGGGCTGAATAAAAATGAGATCGTCTGGATGAGTCATGGCGACAGGGTTGTAGCCATTCCGAAAGAATTTAATGTTATTGCACAATCAGATAATTCCATGATCGCAGCCATTGAGAATAATAAAAAACGAATATATGGAGTTCAATTCCATCCAGAGGTTTTTCATACAGTTCATGGTACAGAGATAATAAAAAACTTCATTCTCACCATATGCGGATTACGCCCTTCCTGGTCGATGAAATCATTTATCTCATCATCCATTAAATCGATAAAGGAAAGGGTAAAGGATGGAAGTGTGTTGTTAGGTCTCTCTGGAGGGGTTGACTCATCAGTGACTGCAATATTACTACAGAAAGCAATTGGGGACAAGCTCACTTGCGTCTTTGTAAATAACGGACTACTTCGTAAAGATGAGCAGAAAATTGTAATCAATAGATTCCAGAAGCACCTTAAATTAAATTTAATATGTGTTGATGCGTCAAAAAGATTCCTATCTAAGCTAAAGGGAGTAGAAGACCCTGAAAAGAAGAGGAGAATAATAGGTAGGGAGTTCGTAAAGGTATTTATTAAGGAGGCAAAAAAGATCGGGAAATTCGACTTTCTGGCTCAAGGGACCCTCTATCCTGATGTAATCGAGTCGGTTTCAACAAAGGGACCTTCGGATACAATTAAAAGCCATCATAATAGGGCACCTGATATACTTAAACTTATTAAAAATGGAAAGGTAATTGAACCCCTGAAGGATCTCTTTAAGGATGAGGTGAGAATTCTCGGGAAAGAGCTTAAGATGCCAGATGAGCTAATATATAGACAACCCTTTCCAGGACCTGGCCTTGCTATTCGAATTATAGGAGAGGTTAATCAAAGAAGAATATCAATACTACAGGAGGCTGATGATATACTGGTTGAAGAGATAAAGGGGGCGGATCTCTATGATAAACTATGGCAATCCTTTGCCGTCCTGTTGCCTGTAAGGTCTGTTGGAGTTATGGGGGATAGGAGAACATATGACAACGTAATTGCCCTAAGATGTGTCACATCCGTTGATGCAATGACCGCTGACT
- the purE gene encoding 5-(carboxyamino)imidazole ribonucleotide mutase, which translates to MPEVGIILGSDSDLPKIKRSFELLDEFSVSYEITISSAHRTPDRTKKWVESAEERGIRVIIAAAGGAAHLPGVVAAHTILPVIGIPIETKIAGGMDSILSILQMPSGIPVATMPSGKAGGENAALLAISILALINDQYNSKLIEFRRRMKQRINDKNDRLNSIGYREYLRDTEGGNERK; encoded by the coding sequence ATGCCTGAGGTTGGGATAATTCTTGGTAGCGATTCTGATTTGCCAAAGATAAAAAGGAGCTTTGAGTTGCTGGATGAATTTAGTGTTAGTTACGAAATCACTATCTCATCTGCGCATAGAACACCGGATAGAACTAAAAAATGGGTTGAATCTGCAGAGGAACGAGGTATTAGGGTAATAATCGCTGCTGCTGGAGGTGCAGCTCACCTACCTGGCGTTGTCGCAGCTCATACGATCCTCCCAGTAATTGGCATTCCAATAGAGACGAAGATAGCAGGCGGTATGGATTCAATCCTATCAATACTCCAAATGCCTTCAGGCATACCGGTTGCTACTATGCCATCTGGCAAGGCGGGGGGAGAGAATGCTGCACTATTAGCCATAAGCATTCTTGCGTTGATCAATGATCAATACAACTCAAAACTAATAGAATTTAGGAGACGGATGAAGCAAAGGATTAACGATAAAAATGACAGATTGAACTCAATCGGCTATAGAGAATATCTCAGGGACACAGAGGGGGGAAATGAACGAAAATAG